One genomic window of Hymenobacter sp. J193 includes the following:
- a CDS encoding RluA family pseudouridine synthase — MKLPDFSDLILFEDEDYVVINKPPFLATLDERFGGAPNILRLAREQYDDIQACHRLDKETSGALALAKNPEAYRHLAMQFENREVKKVYHAVAWGVHDYDGLRVERSIETTTKGKARLAYKGKPATTLVRTLEAFARHTLLECQPITGRMHQIRLHLAYLQAPIVGDQMYGGDDFYLSSLKKKFNVKQGEEEQPFIKRFALHAANLTFARLGGETVTIEAPYPKDFRVLVDTLRQYS, encoded by the coding sequence ATGAAGCTACCCGATTTCTCCGACCTGATTCTGTTTGAGGACGAAGACTACGTCGTCATCAACAAGCCCCCATTCCTGGCTACGCTCGACGAGCGGTTTGGCGGCGCGCCCAACATCCTGCGCCTGGCCCGCGAGCAGTACGACGACATCCAGGCCTGCCACCGCCTCGACAAGGAAACGAGTGGAGCCCTGGCTTTGGCCAAAAACCCCGAGGCGTATCGTCATCTGGCCATGCAGTTTGAAAACCGCGAGGTGAAGAAAGTATACCACGCCGTAGCCTGGGGCGTGCACGACTACGACGGCCTGCGCGTGGAGCGCAGCATCGAAACCACTACCAAAGGCAAAGCCCGCCTGGCCTATAAAGGCAAGCCTGCTACCACGCTGGTGCGGACCCTCGAAGCCTTTGCCCGCCACACCTTGCTCGAGTGCCAGCCTATTACGGGCCGCATGCATCAGATACGCCTGCACCTGGCTTACCTGCAGGCGCCCATCGTGGGCGACCAGATGTACGGCGGCGACGACTTCTATTTATCCTCGCTCAAGAAGAAGTTCAACGTGAAGCAGGGCGAGGAAGAGCAGCCGTTTATCAAGCGCTTTGCCCTGCACGCCGCCAACCTCACCTTCGCACGCTTGGGCGGCGAGACAGTGACGATTGAGGCGCCCTATCCCAAGGACTTCCGGGTGCTGGTAGACACGCTACGCCAATACAGCTAA
- a CDS encoding cell wall metabolism sensor histidine kinase WalK, producing the protein MVRLNLSSRTIAILLALLVACVLTTFAWIGPTLSFREACLGAGITVAACFLLVYLSFEALIFREVNQIYAGLEHVKRKEFRKLSNKFLFRPEPLKRMRDEILDMAQRKQQEIDELKRLQALRREFLADVSHELKTPIFAAQGFVHTILDDDDIDEVTRKKFLQKAAGSLDALDALVQDLVTIAQLEKGVVRMRRQRFDLAQLIRDIFEQLELRAGQRQVQLQLLPADLSAGVWVLADRNRIRQVLINLIDNAIKYGRASGLVTVTLLEAAKSVRVEVRDDGAGIAEEHQHRIFERFYRIDKSRSRDSGGSGLGLAISKHIVEAHKSSIKIRSEIGQGTALEFKLAKPRQPTEVPES; encoded by the coding sequence ATGGTGAGACTTAACCTTTCCTCGCGCACTATTGCCATTCTGCTGGCTTTGCTGGTAGCCTGCGTGCTCACCACGTTTGCCTGGATTGGCCCTACCCTTTCGTTTCGGGAGGCGTGCCTGGGCGCGGGCATCACGGTAGCGGCGTGCTTTCTGCTGGTGTACCTGTCATTTGAAGCGCTGATTTTTCGCGAAGTCAACCAGATATACGCCGGGCTGGAGCACGTGAAGCGCAAGGAATTCCGGAAGCTGTCGAACAAGTTTCTGTTCCGGCCGGAGCCGCTCAAGCGCATGCGCGACGAAATCCTGGACATGGCCCAGCGCAAGCAGCAGGAAATCGACGAGCTGAAGCGCCTGCAGGCCCTGCGCCGCGAGTTTCTGGCCGATGTGTCGCACGAGCTGAAAACGCCCATCTTCGCCGCCCAGGGGTTCGTGCATACCATTCTCGACGACGACGACATCGACGAAGTCACCCGCAAGAAGTTTCTGCAGAAGGCCGCCGGCAGCCTCGACGCGCTGGATGCCCTGGTGCAGGACCTGGTGACCATTGCCCAACTGGAAAAAGGCGTGGTACGCATGCGCCGCCAGCGCTTCGACCTGGCCCAGCTGATCCGGGACATCTTCGAGCAGCTGGAGCTGCGTGCCGGTCAGCGCCAGGTGCAGCTCCAGCTGCTGCCGGCCGATTTATCGGCGGGCGTGTGGGTGCTGGCCGACCGCAACCGCATCCGGCAGGTGCTCATCAACCTGATCGACAATGCCATCAAGTACGGGCGGGCCAGCGGCCTGGTGACGGTGACGCTGCTCGAAGCCGCCAAGAGTGTGCGTGTAGAGGTGCGCGACGACGGCGCAGGCATTGCCGAGGAGCACCAGCACCGCATCTTCGAGCGGTTCTACCGCATCGATAAAAGCCGCTCCCGCGACTCGGGCGGCTCGGGCCTGGGGCTGGCCATCAGCAAGCATATTGTGGAAGCGCATAAGTCCTCCATCAAAATTCGCAGCGAAATCGGGCAGGGCACGGCCTTGGAATTCAAGCTGGCCAAGCCCCGACAGCCCACTGAGGTGCCCGAAAGCTAA
- a CDS encoding response regulator transcription factor — protein sequence MQIPAHPNAYRILVVDDDPDIVELLEYNLRKEGYEVASAPDGRKALEVAPQFSPDIILLDVMMPHLDGIAACRQLREQPKFKDTYIIFLTARAEEFSEVAAFEAGADDFIAKPIKPRALLSRLAAFVRRDKDPQQQSETIEINGLTIDRTGFAVYQDGRKISLPKKEFELLAFLAATPHKVFGRDELLQNIWGNDVFVLARTVDVHVRKVREKVGEHHIQTIKGVGYKFNSDN from the coding sequence ATGCAAATACCTGCCCACCCCAATGCGTACCGGATTCTGGTAGTTGATGACGACCCCGACATTGTGGAGCTGCTGGAATATAACCTGCGCAAGGAAGGCTACGAAGTGGCCAGCGCCCCCGACGGCCGCAAAGCTCTGGAAGTAGCTCCGCAGTTCAGCCCCGATATCATCCTGCTCGACGTGATGATGCCCCACCTGGATGGCATTGCGGCCTGCCGCCAGCTGCGTGAGCAACCCAAGTTCAAGGACACCTACATCATTTTCCTGACGGCCCGGGCCGAGGAGTTTTCGGAAGTGGCCGCTTTTGAAGCCGGCGCCGACGACTTCATTGCCAAGCCCATCAAGCCCCGAGCTCTGCTCAGCCGCCTAGCCGCCTTCGTGCGCCGCGACAAAGACCCCCAGCAGCAGTCCGAAACCATCGAAATCAACGGCCTGACGATTGACCGCACGGGCTTTGCCGTGTACCAGGACGGCCGCAAGATTTCCCTGCCCAAAAAGGAGTTTGAGCTGCTGGCCTTCCTGGCCGCCACCCCCCACAAAGTCTTCGGCCGCGACGAGCTGCTGCAGAATATCTGGGGCAACGACGTGTTCGTGCTGGCTCGCACCGTGGACGTACACGTGCGCAAAGTGCGCGAGAAAGTGGGCGAGCATCACATCCAGACCATCAAAGGCGTGGGCTACAAGTTTAACTCAGACAACTAA
- a CDS encoding DUF3108 domain-containing protein translates to MLVASALLSARPESTQRAIPNNSFAKGETMYYKVHYGLVNAADATIELSDELHRVNERPCYRATVTGRTTGSFDFFLRVRDTWRSYIDTTSILPQKFFRNIEEGNYRKKETVDFDHERDVAVVETRKRDREPRHGTYKVPDNIQDLVSGFYFLRTINYDQRRVGEIIRVKGFFDDEVFDMDVIYRGRETVTTKVGSIRAIKLVPRMPKNKLFSGDNAVTVYLSDDRNKIPVLIQAELFVGAVKVDMYKYQGLKNKLNLVARN, encoded by the coding sequence GTGTTGGTTGCGTCGGCCTTGCTGAGCGCCCGGCCCGAATCTACGCAGCGTGCTATTCCGAATAACAGCTTTGCCAAGGGCGAAACCATGTACTACAAAGTACACTATGGCTTGGTAAACGCCGCCGATGCCACCATTGAGCTATCCGATGAGCTGCACCGCGTGAACGAGCGGCCCTGTTACCGCGCTACCGTCACGGGCCGCACCACCGGCTCCTTCGACTTTTTCCTGCGCGTCCGCGACACCTGGCGCTCCTACATCGATACGACCAGCATTCTGCCACAGAAGTTCTTCCGCAACATTGAGGAGGGCAACTACCGCAAAAAGGAAACTGTGGACTTCGACCACGAGCGGGACGTAGCCGTGGTGGAAACCCGCAAACGGGACCGGGAGCCCCGACACGGCACCTATAAAGTACCCGACAACATCCAGGACTTAGTAAGTGGCTTCTACTTCCTGCGCACCATCAACTACGACCAGCGCCGCGTGGGTGAAATCATCCGGGTGAAGGGCTTTTTCGATGATGAGGTATTCGACATGGACGTCATCTACCGGGGCCGCGAAACCGTGACGACGAAAGTTGGCAGCATCCGGGCCATTAAGCTGGTGCCGCGCATGCCCAAGAACAAGCTGTTCAGCGGGGATAATGCCGTAACGGTTTATCTTTCCGACGACCGCAACAAGATTCCGGTGCTCATCCAGGCCGAGCTCTTCGTGGGTGCCGTGAAAGTGGATATGTACAAATACCAGGGCCTGAAAAACAAGCTCAACCTGGTAGCCAGAAACTAG
- the recA gene encoding recombinase RecA, protein MAATTDKAEKTASNPQAEKLKALQLTLDKLDKSYGKGTVMKLSDNKVMDVEVISTGSLGLDIALGVGGLPKGRVVEIYGPESSGKTTLSMHCIAEAQKKGGIAAFIDAEHAFDPAYAQKLGIDTSNLLISQPDNGEQALEIADQLISSGAIDIIVIDSVAALVPKGELEGDMGDSKVGLHARLMSQALRKLTGTINKTGCCCIFINQLREKIGVMFGSPETTTGGNALKFYASVRLDIRRIGQIKEDKDNITGNRTKVKVVKNKVAPPFKVIEFDILYGQGISKVGEILDLGVDMGIIAKSGSWFSYEGNRLGQGREGVKTILLDNPELADKIEAQIRAMVKGEPEAALAAIPEDRSTDEDEDEAE, encoded by the coding sequence ATGGCTGCTACCACAGACAAAGCCGAGAAAACCGCTTCCAACCCTCAGGCGGAGAAACTGAAAGCCCTTCAGCTCACGCTCGATAAGCTCGATAAGAGTTACGGTAAAGGTACCGTGATGAAGCTCAGCGACAACAAGGTGATGGACGTGGAAGTCATCAGCACCGGCTCGCTCGGCCTCGACATTGCCTTGGGCGTGGGTGGCCTGCCCAAAGGCCGCGTGGTGGAAATCTATGGCCCCGAGTCGTCGGGTAAAACCACGCTCAGTATGCACTGCATTGCCGAAGCCCAGAAAAAAGGCGGCATTGCGGCCTTCATCGACGCCGAACACGCCTTCGACCCTGCCTACGCCCAGAAGCTCGGCATCGACACCAGCAACCTGCTCATTTCCCAGCCCGACAACGGCGAGCAAGCCCTGGAAATTGCCGATCAGCTGATTTCCTCCGGCGCCATCGACATCATTGTCATTGACTCCGTGGCCGCTCTGGTGCCGAAAGGTGAGCTGGAAGGCGACATGGGGGACTCGAAAGTGGGCCTGCACGCCCGCCTGATGAGCCAGGCCCTGCGTAAGCTTACCGGCACCATCAACAAAACCGGCTGCTGCTGCATTTTCATCAACCAGCTGCGCGAGAAAATCGGGGTAATGTTCGGCTCGCCCGAAACGACAACCGGTGGTAACGCCCTGAAATTCTACGCCTCCGTTCGTCTCGATATTCGTCGTATCGGCCAGATCAAGGAAGACAAGGACAACATCACCGGCAACCGCACCAAGGTGAAGGTGGTGAAAAACAAAGTAGCCCCGCCCTTCAAGGTTATTGAGTTCGACATTCTCTACGGCCAGGGTATTTCCAAAGTAGGCGAAATCCTGGACCTGGGCGTGGATATGGGCATCATTGCCAAGTCGGGCTCCTGGTTTTCCTACGAAGGCAACCGCCTGGGCCAGGGCCGCGAAGGCGTGAAAACCATCCTGCTCGACAACCCCGAGCTGGCCGACAAGATTGAAGCCCAGATCCGGGCTATGGTGAAAGGCGAGCCCGAAGCCGCTCTGGCGGCCATTCCCGAAGACCGTAGTACCGACGAAGACGAGGACGAGGCTGAATAA
- a CDS encoding GNAT family N-acetyltransferase, which yields MADLLASRFVSPAVPLSTARLLLRPYHPSDAPAFFALLDANRLRLQPAFPARVAAVRTQADAERVLDTFRHDWRTRRLYVLGIWEEATGRYLGDISLKPNWTDPVTLEIGYYLAADAEGQGYAREALHAAVQFGFRLSSDVARQLIRCRADNPRSCAVAEAAGFQLLPARPRAWPLRAFRTDDILYFSLKREDAAVQPA from the coding sequence ATGGCTGATTTGTTGGCTTCAAGGTTTGTTTCGCCCGCGGTGCCCCTGAGCACGGCGCGCCTGCTGCTGCGCCCCTACCACCCGAGCGACGCCCCCGCTTTTTTTGCCTTGCTTGATGCCAACCGCCTGCGGCTGCAGCCCGCTTTTCCGGCCCGCGTAGCGGCTGTGCGCACCCAGGCCGACGCCGAGCGGGTGCTGGATACCTTTCGCCACGACTGGCGTACGCGCCGCCTCTACGTGCTGGGCATCTGGGAGGAGGCCACCGGCCGCTACCTCGGCGACATCAGCCTGAAGCCTAACTGGACGGACCCGGTAACCCTGGAAATCGGATATTACCTGGCGGCCGACGCCGAGGGTCAGGGCTACGCCCGCGAGGCTTTGCACGCGGCGGTGCAGTTCGGGTTCCGGCTGAGCTCCGATGTGGCCCGTCAGCTTATCCGGTGCCGCGCCGACAACCCGCGCAGCTGCGCCGTGGCCGAAGCAGCCGGGTTTCAGTTGTTGCCCGCGCGCCCTCGGGCCTGGCCCCTGCGCGCCTTCCGCACCGACGATATCCTGTATTTCTCTCTGAAGCGAGAAGATGCTGCTGTACAGCCAGCTTAG
- a CDS encoding SDR family NAD(P)-dependent oxidoreductase translates to MTTGRLQGKVAIVTGAGSGIGEAIAKRFAREGAAVVVAGLAEDPVRDVVEEILQAGGTATAFTGDIAHQATAEACVQEAVSRYGKLDILINNAGVFPATAELDKYPVEAFEYMIKNNIYTVFMMSRAALPELQKTRGNIVSAGSEAGQMGSPMITPYGGTKAWVMTFSRGLAVEQAKHGVRVNCVGPGPIDTAWTHKETGPMDSKMEKNTVNGVPLGRRGTPEEVANVYLFLASDEASYVTGATYFVDGGVTLSKGLHGEEVPSALKKEPESTLNMQHAQDGHAEIRPQNAGTMVTR, encoded by the coding sequence ATGACAACTGGAAGACTGCAAGGCAAAGTAGCCATTGTGACGGGCGCCGGCTCGGGCATTGGCGAAGCCATAGCCAAGCGTTTTGCCCGTGAGGGTGCCGCCGTAGTGGTGGCCGGCCTGGCCGAAGACCCGGTGCGCGACGTGGTAGAGGAAATTCTGCAGGCCGGCGGCACCGCTACCGCCTTCACCGGCGATATTGCCCACCAGGCCACCGCCGAAGCCTGCGTGCAGGAAGCAGTGAGCCGCTACGGCAAGCTGGATATTCTGATCAACAACGCCGGAGTATTTCCAGCCACGGCCGAGCTGGATAAGTATCCGGTAGAGGCTTTCGAGTACATGATTAAAAACAACATCTATACGGTGTTTATGATGAGCCGGGCGGCCCTGCCAGAGCTGCAGAAAACGCGCGGCAACATTGTATCGGCTGGCTCGGAGGCGGGCCAAATGGGCTCTCCTATGATTACGCCGTACGGGGGTACCAAGGCCTGGGTGATGACGTTTTCGCGCGGCTTAGCTGTGGAGCAGGCCAAGCACGGCGTACGCGTGAACTGCGTGGGCCCCGGCCCCATCGACACAGCCTGGACGCACAAGGAAACCGGCCCGATGGACAGCAAAATGGAAAAGAACACCGTGAATGGCGTGCCGCTGGGCCGCCGCGGTACGCCCGAAGAAGTAGCCAACGTGTACCTTTTCCTGGCCTCCGATGAAGCCAGCTATGTAACCGGCGCCACTTATTTCGTGGATGGGGGCGTGACGCTTTCCAAAGGGCTGCACGGGGAAGAGGTGCCCAGCGCCCTGAAAAAAGAGCCTGAGTCGACCCTGAACATGCAACACGCCCAGGACGGCCACGCCGAAATCCGGCCGCAGAATGCCGGCACCATGGTCACGAGGTAG
- a CDS encoding MoxR family ATPase, protein MPFASDKEAADALANSYRTLRQEIGKVIIGQDDVVRLVLTAVFSQGHCLLVGVPGLAKTLLIQTIADSLDLSFNRIQFTPDLMPSDIVGSETMNQQRDFHFVKGPVFANIVLADEINRTPPKTQAALLESMQEYAVTVAGQRYPLERPFFVLATQNPIEQEGTYPLPEAQLDRFMFNIELGYPSYEAELQIVKNTTSNRKATVNKILHASEIQAYQQLVRRVPVADNVVEYAVGLVHKTRPGTARAGGRASQLLEWGAGPRASQHLIVGAKCNALLNGKYSPDIEDVRAVALPILRHRLVRNFKAEAEGVTVEQIVQELL, encoded by the coding sequence ATGCCTTTTGCCTCCGATAAAGAAGCCGCCGACGCACTGGCCAATTCGTACCGTACGTTGCGCCAGGAAATCGGCAAGGTCATTATCGGGCAGGATGACGTGGTACGGCTGGTGCTGACGGCGGTGTTTTCGCAGGGCCACTGCCTGCTGGTGGGCGTGCCGGGCCTGGCCAAAACGCTGCTCATCCAAACCATTGCCGACTCGCTGGACCTCTCGTTCAACCGCATTCAGTTCACCCCGGACCTGATGCCCTCGGACATTGTAGGCTCCGAAACGATGAACCAGCAGCGGGATTTTCACTTTGTGAAGGGGCCCGTTTTCGCCAACATCGTGCTGGCCGACGAAATCAACCGTACGCCACCCAAAACCCAGGCCGCTCTGCTCGAAAGTATGCAGGAGTACGCCGTGACGGTGGCCGGGCAGCGCTATCCGCTGGAGCGTCCGTTCTTCGTGCTGGCTACCCAGAACCCCATCGAGCAGGAAGGCACTTACCCGCTGCCTGAGGCTCAGCTGGACCGCTTCATGTTCAACATCGAGTTGGGCTACCCCAGCTACGAGGCCGAGCTGCAAATCGTGAAGAACACCACGTCCAACCGCAAAGCCACCGTCAATAAAATTCTGCACGCCTCCGAAATCCAGGCTTACCAGCAGTTGGTGCGCCGCGTGCCCGTGGCCGACAACGTGGTAGAATATGCCGTGGGGCTGGTACACAAAACCCGCCCCGGCACGGCCCGCGCCGGCGGCCGCGCCTCGCAGCTGCTGGAATGGGGCGCTGGGCCGCGGGCTTCGCAGCATCTGATTGTAGGTGCCAAGTGCAATGCCCTGCTCAACGGCAAATACTCCCCCGATATCGAAGACGTGCGCGCCGTAGCTTTGCCAATTCTACGACACCGCTTGGTACGTAACTTTAAGGCCGAAGCCGAAGGCGTCACGGTCGAGCAAATCGTGCAAGAGCTGCTTTGA
- a CDS encoding peptidylprolyl isomerase — MTDFLRTSARAAVLAVGLVAGVVGSTFAQLGIGRPVARQIVDGIIVKVDNQIVLRSDVEFAYLQEQARAEGKALPLDLKCQILQGIVLNKLLLAKAETDSVVVEDSRVRDELDRRMNYFIQQIGSEKKLEEYYNKPIRQLKEELRTQVKEQLVTQKMQDEISGKVTVTPREVRQFFARIPKDSLPYYSTEVEIGQIVKLAKTNSKAKQETQAKLNDIRARIVGGEDFATLAKQYSEDPGSGKEGGYLGFFKRKELVPEYEAAALRLEPGGISPVVESQFGFHIIQLIERKGDSYSTRHILLKPAAATADVSEAGQELAKLRARILGDSISFAKAAKDFSDDKFTGASGGLLQNRQEGGSFLPLDKLDPAIFFTIDTMKVGSITPPLPYRTDDGKDAVRLIWLKSNTPPHQANLKDDYQKIAQAALNEKKNKALDDWFLKNRGSVFIEVDPEYTGCKLLDAVN, encoded by the coding sequence ATGACTGATTTTTTGCGTACCTCGGCCCGCGCGGCCGTGCTGGCCGTTGGGCTGGTAGCCGGTGTAGTCGGCAGCACGTTTGCCCAGCTGGGCATAGGCCGGCCGGTGGCCCGCCAGATTGTGGACGGCATCATCGTGAAGGTCGACAACCAGATTGTGCTTCGTTCCGACGTGGAGTTTGCCTATCTGCAGGAACAGGCCCGCGCCGAGGGAAAAGCCCTGCCGCTGGACCTCAAGTGCCAGATCCTGCAGGGCATTGTGCTGAACAAGCTCCTGCTGGCCAAGGCTGAGACCGACTCCGTGGTGGTGGAAGACAGCCGGGTGCGCGACGAGCTGGACCGCCGCATGAACTACTTCATTCAGCAGATCGGCTCCGAGAAAAAGCTAGAAGAGTATTACAACAAGCCCATCCGGCAGCTCAAGGAAGAGCTGCGCACCCAGGTGAAAGAGCAACTGGTGACGCAGAAGATGCAGGACGAAATTTCGGGCAAGGTAACGGTGACGCCCCGCGAGGTGCGCCAGTTCTTCGCCCGCATTCCCAAGGACTCGCTGCCCTACTACTCCACCGAAGTGGAAATCGGGCAGATTGTGAAGCTGGCCAAAACCAACTCCAAGGCCAAGCAGGAAACCCAGGCCAAGCTCAACGATATTCGGGCGCGGATTGTGGGAGGTGAGGATTTTGCTACCCTGGCCAAGCAATATTCCGAAGACCCCGGCTCGGGCAAGGAAGGTGGCTACCTGGGCTTCTTCAAGCGCAAGGAGCTGGTACCGGAGTACGAAGCGGCCGCGCTGCGCCTGGAGCCGGGCGGTATTTCGCCGGTAGTGGAGTCGCAGTTTGGCTTCCACATTATTCAACTCATTGAGCGCAAGGGCGACAGTTATTCCACCCGCCACATCCTGCTCAAGCCAGCCGCCGCCACCGCCGACGTGAGCGAGGCCGGCCAGGAGTTGGCCAAGCTCCGCGCCCGTATTCTGGGCGACAGTATCTCCTTCGCCAAAGCCGCCAAGGACTTTTCCGACGACAAGTTCACCGGCGCCAGCGGCGGTTTGCTGCAAAACCGGCAGGAAGGCGGCTCGTTCCTGCCCCTGGACAAGCTTGACCCGGCCATCTTCTTTACCATCGACACGATGAAGGTGGGCAGCATCACGCCGCCCCTGCCCTACCGCACCGACGACGGCAAGGACGCCGTGCGCCTTATCTGGCTGAAGTCGAATACGCCGCCGCACCAGGCCAACCTCAAGGACGACTACCAGAAGATTGCCCAGGCTGCCCTCAACGAAAAGAAAAACAAGGCGCTGGATGACTGGTTTCTGAAAAACCGCGGCTCCGTTTTCATCGAAGTAGACCCGGAGTATACCGGCTGCAAGCTGCTGGACGCGGTAAACTAG